A single Mastomys coucha isolate ucsf_1 chromosome X, UCSF_Mcou_1, whole genome shotgun sequence DNA region contains:
- the CXHXorf66 gene encoding uncharacterized protein CXorf66 homolog, whose translation MKVHIYVLFLSIWTINSLARNPINETSATTTTNTTVDTAVSKGTKLDDFRKRLLGFIVGIMIIAFTFTCFCLLHYNCMVEEVQSPGGLNKENMAAISSWVSKVSACQPDVITEDILETQPLLLKLDQTYGPVCPDKQPIANSVAKSIRPPILQNPCIPSNAPKSTKYTNIEHSSTSCSLKYSNRQLESNRPTKLSNPRRLHKQSHLEKTYKKRGLKMSNKLAYACKLANTNSSFSDKQVSPWLAIKKTSAKQIPQSSSSISHKQITSTKPCRMKKPSLSRGHYEVRKPVNRENASSPKPTEPETCRYYKNECLICNTSRFILNDFSGTEKRLAGYFYGSVQRKPCSEPFCETEYKYKTYEKSVSNDTMKAYDSEDSNAEIVIICDTSHDDITAKESFQY comes from the exons TTGATACCGCTGTATCAAAAGGAACAAAATTGGATGATTTTAGAAAACGCCTCCTCGGTTTCATAGTCGGAATTATGATCATAGCCTTCACCTTcacctgtttctgtcttctccaTTATAACTGTATGGTTGAGGAGGTCCAGTCACCAGGAGG GCTCAACAAAGAAAATATGGCAGCCATATCATCCTGGGTATCCAAGGTATCAGCGTGTCAACCTGATGTGATAACTGAGGACATTCTAGAAACTCAACCTCTGCTATTAAAGTTAGACCAAACATATGGGCCCGTATGTCCAGATAAACAGCCCATAGCAAACAGTGTAGCAAAATCAATTCGTCCTCCAATTCTACAAAATCCATGCATACCATCTAATGCACCAAAATCAACgaaatatacaaatatagaaCACTCATCTACATCATGcagtttaaaatattcaaatagacAATTAGAGTCAAATAGGCCAACTAAGTTATCAAACCCCAGAAGATTACACAAACAATCTCACCTGGAAAAGACGTATAAGAAACGTGGCCTTAAAATGTCAAATAAGCTCGCCTATGCCTGTAAATTAGCTAACACCAATTCATCCTTTTCAGATAAGCAAGTCTCACCTTGGCTAGCTATTAAGAAAACTTCAGCTAAGCAAATCCCACAATCATCTTCTTCAATCTCACATAAGCAAATCACATCCACCAAACCATGCAGAATGAAGAAACCCAGCCTGTCACGTGGACACTATGAGGTTAGAAAGCCAGTGAATAGAGAAAACGCTTCATCTCCCAAGCCTACAGAACCTGAAACTTGCCGGTATTATAAGAATGAATGCCTTATTTGCAATACTTCTAGATTTATTCTCAATGATTTTTCAGGGACAGAGAAGAGACTTGCTGGGTATTTTTATGGTTCAGTGCAAAGGAAGCCATGTTCTGAGCCTTTCTGTGAAACAGAATACAAGTACAAGACTTATGAGAAAAGTGTGAGCAACGATACTATGAAAGCATATGATAGTGAAGACAGTAATGCAGAGATAGTCATTATTTGTGACACAAGTCACGATGATATCACAGCTAAAGAGTCCTTCCAATACTAA